Part of the Streptomyces sp. WMMC500 genome is shown below.
GCGTCGCCCCGGGGCCGGGCCGAGGTCCAGGCCGTGCTCCCCGTACGCGTCGCGGCCCGCGCCCGACGCCCGGTTCAGCACCCTGCCGTAGACGCCCACCGGCACCTCGCACAGCGCCGCGGCGCGCGCGTAGACCCCCGCCGTGCCCGGACCCAGCAGACGGCACACCGCCCACAGCGGTGCGCCCGCGGCGACGAGCCGCAGCAGCCCGTACCCGGCCGCGAACCACGAGAACCGGATCAGCCCCGCGGCCTGGACCGGAGCCCCGTCCGGCAGCGGTGTACGGGACAGGAGCAGCGCCGCGGCGCCGAGCGTCACCGCGGCGCAGACCGGCGCCATGGCGGCCAGCCCGAGGGGGTTGGCGCCGCCGCCGAGCAGAAGGATGCCGGTCGCGGCGCCGGCCGCCTGGCCGCCGGTGTCCGTCAGTACGGCGGCGCCGGGGCGGCCGGCGAGATGGAGGGCGGCGACGGCCGCGTCGGCGGCGGGCCGGCAGAGGAAGGTGCAGGCGAGGAGGCTGAGAAGGGAGGTGGTGTCGGGGGTGTGCAGGAGTGCGGCGGGCAGCGGGGCGGCGAGTTGCGCGACCGCGAAGCCGACGATCCCGGTGAGCGCGCCGAGGCGGAGCGCGGCGTGGGCGGTGGGCCGGGTCAGCGGCTCGGCGCGGCGCAGGGAGGCGGCGATGCCGGTGCCGGCGAGGAGGGTGAGGACCTGGACGGCGGTGAGGGCCACGGCGTACGCGCCGAGGTCGGCGGGGGAGACATGGCGGGCGGCGTAGGCGACGCAGCAGAGCTGGAGCAGCAGCCCGCACACGGCACCCCCCGTCCGCCAACCGGGCGGCGGAGCCGCGGCGCCGCCGCCGCGCGCGCGGGAGCCGCGCGGCCGGCCGGCGGCGGTGCCGCGGGGCTCCGCGGCGCCCGTCGCGCGCGCCGCGCCGGTGGCCCGGCCCGCCGCGCCGGCAGGTCCGCTCCCCGTACCCGACCCGGCGACCGCCGCCGGTCCGTGCCCCGCTCCGTCCCGCGCGTCCGTTCCGCCCCGCGTCCGCCGCACGCGCGGGCCCCGTCCCCTCAGCCTGGCGCGCAGCACGCCGCCCGCCGCGACCGCCGCCCGCGCCGCGCGGCGTACCGGCACCGCTCGTACCGCCGACTCCACCGCGCCCCGGCGCACCTCCCCGCCGGAGGCACCTCCGGCTGAGGCACCCTCGGAAGCACCTCCGCCCGGGGTGTCCCCGCTCACCGTCCCACCGCCTGTCGCCACGTCCACGGCAGTCGTCCCCCCAGCCCCGGCCCCAGCCCCGGCCCCAGCCCCGGCCGCGGCCCCGGCGGGCCCTGCGGCACCGCGTGCGGCGCGTTCCAGCCGCGGGGGAAGGGCTCGCCCGGGGGCACCACGACGTTCTCCTCCCTGCCGCACGCAAGCACCGCCCGCAGCCATCCCCGCTGCGTCGCGTAGAAGTCGTCCGTCAGCGGCTCCGGGGCGAACAGCCAGTCGCGGCACTGCCCCTGGACGTGCGGCGCGTAGCTCGTCGCGTCGTGCGCGCGCCACGGCGTCTCCGGGTGGATGAGATGCAGCCCGTACCCCAGATCCGTCAGCTCGCCCAGCGCCGCCGCCATCGCGCCCGCGTCCGTGCCGGGCAGCACCTCGCAGACGATCCATGGCCGGTGCTCGCGCAGCACCCCGCGCGCGCCGGCGAGGACTTCGGGCTCGTGCGTCTCGACGTCGATCTTGATCAGGAACGGCGCGTGGCCGTGCCGCTGCGCGAACCCGTCGACCGTGCCGACCGGCACCCGCACCGACTCCGTGTGCGCGCGGTGCGCGGCGTTGAGGGAGTTGGAGCTCTCCGCCTTCAGCGACAGGTACAGCTCCGCGGTGCGGCCGCGGTCCGAGAGCGCCATCTGCCGTACGTCGAAGCCCAGCCCGTTGCCGTCGCGCAGGGCGCGGCACAGCGCGGCCGTGCGCGGGGTCGGTTCGAAGGCGACGGTCTGCAGCCGCTTGGCGCCGTGCACGAGGTCGACGAGGGCCGCGTACAGCCCGATGTGCGCGCCGACGTCGTAGACCGCCGCGTGCGGCGGCGCGTACTGCGCGAGCGTCAGCAGCGTCGCCTGCGTCAGCGGCTCGTAGCCGGCGAGGCCCGCGCGGCGGAGCTGGCGCTGGACCGCGGTCTCCTTCCGGCTGAGCACGTTGATCGCGCGGGGGTACGCGGCGGCGCCGGGCGGCGCGGCCGGGTGCACCGGCGTGCGGACGGCCAGGGGCATGGCCTGCTCACCTCTCCAACGGGATCTCGAACGGGCCGGGGACGGGGAAGTACGCCTCCAGGAACGGCCGCACCAGCTCCACCTGCCCGGCCAGGTCGCCCGCGCCGGAGAGCGTGTCGTTGAGGCAGAAGACGTTCCGGTCGCGGCGGCGCAGCAGCCGCCGCAGGCGGGCGGCGAGGTCGGGATGGGCGAGGTCGACGTAGTCGTACGGGATCTGCCCCGGCACCGCGCGGCCGGTGAGGGCCGCGTAGTAGTGGTGGAACGCGGACGGGATGGACAGATCCGTGGCGCTGCGGAAGCGGCTCGCCGCGGTCTGCCGGTGCCGCTCGGGGAAGCGCTCCTCGATCTCCGCCAGGGTGCTGCGCCGCAGGGCGTGCGGCGTGTGCTTCATCTTCTGCGTGATGTGCGTGCCAAACCTCTCCTGCAGCAGCGCCCTGTTGTTCTTTCCCGCGATCGACACCGGCACGTCGCCGGCGTCGGGCGGCCCGGAGGGCAGCAGC
Proteins encoded:
- a CDS encoding oligosaccharide flippase family protein codes for the protein MSGDTPGGGASEGASAGGASGGEVRRGAVESAVRAVPVRRAARAAVAAGGVLRARLRGRGPRVRRTRGGTDARDGAGHGPAAVAGSGTGSGPAGAAGRATGAARATGAAEPRGTAAGRPRGSRARGGGAAAPPPGWRTGGAVCGLLLQLCCVAYAARHVSPADLGAYAVALTAVQVLTLLAGTGIAASLRRAEPLTRPTAHAALRLGALTGIVGFAVAQLAAPLPAALLHTPDTTSLLSLLACTFLCRPAADAAVAALHLAGRPGAAVLTDTGGQAAGAATGILLLGGGANPLGLAAMAPVCAAVTLGAAALLLSRTPLPDGAPVQAAGLIRFSWFAAGYGLLRLVAAGAPLWAVCRLLGPGTAGVYARAAALCEVPVGVYGRVLNRASGAGRDAYGEHGLDLGPAPGRRGGPGGDPGDDGEPGPGRGPGRRRVPGDRPPPGRTPGRTAGRTAGRTAGRTRRVDAPAARLAVTAASAAAFAGFGAAAGLGPAALALLLGPGWESATALVPWLCAVAALQLVYSAGCSLDLARGRRRELLGTHLVVLLATAAALALVFPWRGSGHALPLLACAAAAGPAAGHALQLVRWGRCGLVRVREVLRGHAVHAVIGAAAGTLATLAGSAAKEAGPAFLYGLLGLAPVVLLCSALHEQLPLSAALTGHRTPPPAAPRPPRATRAPAPRGAPHTPVA
- a CDS encoding FkbM family methyltransferase, which codes for MPLAVRTPVHPAAPPGAAAYPRAINVLSRKETAVQRQLRRAGLAGYEPLTQATLLTLAQYAPPHAAVYDVGAHIGLYAALVDLVHGAKRLQTVAFEPTPRTAALCRALRDGNGLGFDVRQMALSDRGRTAELYLSLKAESSNSLNAAHRAHTESVRVPVGTVDGFAQRHGHAPFLIKIDVETHEPEVLAGARGVLREHRPWIVCEVLPGTDAGAMAAALGELTDLGYGLHLIHPETPWRAHDATSYAPHVQGQCRDWLFAPEPLTDDFYATQRGWLRAVLACGREENVVVPPGEPFPRGWNAPHAVPQGPPGPRPGLGPGLGPGLGGRLPWTWRQAVGR